The DNA segment TCATGccatcaaaaataaaaaacaattgccTGTTTTAATCTAAAAAGTGAGTGCAGTGAGTGATTTTTACTTCCtagcctgtttctctctctccctaaaAGGCACAGTGGGTGCATGTAAACATTTGTGCTTACAAAAGAAAGACTAGTGGATCAATTATCCTGTATATCAGAATACTGATATCATTCATTCACTGAATTGTCTTTCTACCTGATCTGTTGCATAAAGGAATCCAGAGCAGCAGTTCCATTGATTGCAGATTTTTTTCCTAGAAGTCTTCACTACATGAGGACAAGATGGCATTTAATCTTACATCAAGATAATGATTCAGAATTGATTACCCAGCAGACAGAAATAGCTGGAAGGGTAGAAGATTGTTTGAAAAGTTGACACTGCTGACTGATATAGGGGAATTTGAGCCCACTTACTCTCAGGTCAAGGTAGTTCTGCAGATCCCAGATTCTTGAACCAAATTGCCTTCCTATATAATGATAGTGGGGAAAACCTTGGGAGGTgggaggaagagatgctgcctagggaacagtCAGGTTAAGAGGGAGCATAGCCTCCAGCTGCATAGTAGGCAGAATAAGAGGGTCAGGAGGGAAAAACCCCCCACATTATCGGACTCTGAAGGTAACAGCAAGAGAATTGTTTTCAGACTTGGTAGAGTCTATTAGTGTAGCattaaaataaagtagaattaacttATTTGGTCACATGCCCCACCTGATCTACCTGGTAAGGTTGAtatcctattcttattctatCTGTCGATTTAGCAAGACTGAGAGGTTAAAGGTGGTGtgcctgcttttactctttaatgtACACTGTTGTTGTGACTGAgggccaagtagtgattaccaaacacaattcattcctgaacaaacttattttattaaaacaaattattcggccttatcaccaacctttgatgtctttgacaacctgccaaaggtttttcttggcaaaaacctcacaaaattcaagagacactgacaagaagcactggaatcaacgttgcttttctacaaagaacccaacggctcgttgttgctcttttaagccttatgggagtggccaatcatcttctggcctttctcctgagtcgtcctttttgcttcagctgctcttgccttctggcagctcttcacatgcgtgcactaggaacaggctcctgttcctctgcctctctgctgtctgcctctggaggctctggagtccgcgcattgctcccagatggccgtgGCCCCATCTCTGACTCTGATGCAGACCCTTGTATGAGCCTTcccgactccaggactggcccattgtcctgcccagcctcctcactgtctgactccgctgccaggtccgcaggctgctggtgaaccACAACAACTGTTTCCTAACACAATAAACACTAGGAAGAGCTAGCCATTTTTAGGAAGAGCTTCAGCTAATTCTATAAAACCTCCTTCATGCCAAAATTTCCTTTATGTTTGCTGTAATTCCTTTGGTAGCTAATTTGTCCTGGTGACTTTCTGTAATTCTATTTTTGATACTGATCTGTTCAATGATCAACCAAGTTCTTTTTAAAACTACTTCCCTTCTTATAAGTTGTAACATAAGGCATCTTGGTAAGTGGAACTTTGTTTTACTCACTATAGGTACAATACAACTACAATGAACATTAAGCTGTTGAAAGCACAGGGACTTACTTTACCGTTGTTTTCTTCCaatatctcttttttattttttttatttcctagtCCAAGCTTGAATTTCCTGGTTATCCTGTGTTACTAAGATTCTTTTGGGATCAGCCAAGATCAGCATTTCCACCTAGTCATTCCTAgctttttaagatttttatttattaggtttttttAATAGCTACCAAAGTACTTTATAGGTAATACATTTAAGGGAAGAATCTTTAACAAAACtgtgaatacaagtagtccttgtttagtgactgcttcatTTAGTGCCAAATTGCAGCTACAGTACAATGATGATGAAAAAGCAGTTTTGCAACCAATACCCACATTTACaatctttgcaggtctgtaaagcaaaaaaaaagttgaaataagATCATAATCGTAGTTGCACTTTCACTTAGCCAtcgctttgcttaacaactgaattGCAGGTCCTAATTGGAATCAATAAAAAAAGGATTACTTATATTATTAGTTCTAATCAGCCAAGACTGCCAAATCAACTTTCACCCTTCCCTTCCTTGCTCTGCCTATTTTACTGGACTTTTAATCTTGTGTGAGTTGTTTGTGAATCAGACAGACTTGCTAGCTTACCAAACTCACTGGAACAAATATCTTTATGTGGCAATACTACAATTGTTGGGATTCATCTTTCAGCAATTTTAGGGCATAGCTCTATCTCCTTTTTCTCACATTACAAccaatgaagaaaaacaaaatgcatcaaTTATTTGCATCCAGATGTTCCTCACGCAAGAACCTTTGCGAATGTCCTCAAGAGGGCAGCAAACGTCAACGCAAGCTTGCATTGTGGGTTGCAGCCATCCGTAAAGGCCTCTGAGGTAAGAGGGTCTTGTGACCACACCAATGTGACCAGATGGCACAgcactcctctccctcccccccactcctcaGCAGCGCAACAATCAATCCTCTTAAGACGTCTAATGACTGCCAAAGCCGCTGATCAAACAGAAATCATGACAGACCTGCTGGATCAGTCTGAGAACAATCTGCTCGAATGCAAAGTGTGCTTTGAAAATTTTAACCCCGAGAAAAAACATCGGCCGAAGAACTTGCCATGTGGGCATGTGATGTGCCTGGAGTGTGTCATGTCTCTGGCCCACCCTCGGAATTTCAGGCTGGAGTGCCCTTTCTGTCGCAGGGCTTGCAAAGCCTCAGAGACCAGCGACTGCTTGCCGTTGTTGCACCTGATGGAAATCTTGAGTCCTTCAGCCATTCGGACTCCAGTTGCTGGAAGGACAGTAGGGAGACGGGAGGCTGTGGCTGCCCCTGGATCTCAGGTCTTTACCTTTCATCTTTCTTTCGGAGGCTGGGGGACGCTGATCAACCCCACGGGACTGGCTGTGTGTCAGAGCTCCAGCTGTTTAGCGGTAGCCCACGATGGCAAGAAACGAATCAAGCTGTTTAGTTTCAGTGGCAGCTGCCTACAGCAGTTTGGAGAAAGAGGGCAATCGGGAAATGACCTCAGGTACCCAACTGATGTTGCGGTCACGCTGGATGGCCATATTGTGGTCACAGATAGCGGGGATCGTTCGGTCAAAGTGTTCGATTGTGATGGCAGAGGCAAGATGGTCATCGCAGAGTCCTTTTCCTTGCCGTGGGGACTTGACACCCTGCCACAAAACGACATCCTTATGACCGATTCGGAGGCAGGTGCTCTGTACTGCTTGTCAGCTGACTTTAAAAAGGGAGAATTAAAGGGAGTGAAAAAGTTGTACTCTAGCCTGTGTTACCCAAGGAAAGTGGCTGTTTCGCCAGTTTCTGGAGCCATCGCTGTCATCGAACACTTGATGGCCAGAGGACCTTGCTACGGCAATACCAGGCTGAAAATCTTCAACAGAGACTTGCAGCTAATCAGTCAGGTGGATAGTTTTGGCCTgcatcttttcttcccttccaaaGTCCATGCCAGTGCTGTGACCTTTAGCAGGGAAGGGCAAGTAATAGTAACTGATGCTTATAACCAAGCCGTTTTCTCTCTTGGAAAACCTGAAGAATTCCCTATGTGTACACCATTGATAACTCAGGGCCTTTCCTATCCTTTGGCATTAACTTTCACATCTGATAATTCTCTAGTCATTTTGGATGGGGGCGatcattctttaaaaatatatactctCAGCTAAACCGTGGTCTCTGGGTGGTACTCAACTAGCTCACAATTTCAAGGAAGAATATACAAAATGCTTAATTCTCCGGCTGGTGGGTTTGAGTCTTCCCTGGCTTAGCTGTAATGGATTTCCGCTCAAACAAGTTGAGACAAACTTAGCTCTGCAGTTTTTTATCTCCCTCCCCGAATGGAAGGCGTGTTAATTTATTTCTGAGTTAAACTGCACCGCAAAATGATCACCCCTACTAGAATTAACATAGTAAAATGTATGGAATCATGTGCAACCTACTTTGAAACTATATATTTAGTTCTGGATAGGATGAATTTCTCTTTGGGTTATTGATGGTACGAAGCCATTCTGTTTGATCCTTTCACCAGAAAGTTAGGGtttcttaaaacaaaataaacgATTCTTTTATTTTCTACATTAGAAAACAATTCTGATTTCTGTTCATTTTCCTAACCCGATGCCCTCCAGTTACGTTGAACTTGCCAATCATATTATTTCTAATCAATTGACTGAGATTCTGGAAGTTGATATTTAAATTTGTAAATTGAGAAATATATGGAGCCACATATGACCTACTAAATTTCTAAATTTAGAAAGGCTGGTATATAACCAAGACTGA comes from the Ahaetulla prasina isolate Xishuangbanna chromosome 3, ASM2864084v1, whole genome shotgun sequence genome and includes:
- the NHLRC1 gene encoding E3 ubiquitin-protein ligase NHLRC1, giving the protein MTAKAADQTEIMTDLLDQSENNLLECKVCFENFNPEKKHRPKNLPCGHVMCLECVMSLAHPRNFRLECPFCRRACKASETSDCLPLLHLMEILSPSAIRTPVAGRTVGRREAVAAPGSQVFTFHLSFGGWGTLINPTGLAVCQSSSCLAVAHDGKKRIKLFSFSGSCLQQFGERGQSGNDLRYPTDVAVTLDGHIVVTDSGDRSVKVFDCDGRGKMVIAESFSLPWGLDTLPQNDILMTDSEAGALYCLSADFKKGELKGVKKLYSSLCYPRKVAVSPVSGAIAVIEHLMARGPCYGNTRLKIFNRDLQLISQVDSFGLHLFFPSKVHASAVTFSREGQVIVTDAYNQAVFSLGKPEEFPMCTPLITQGLSYPLALTFTSDNSLVILDGGDHSLKIYTLS